The following proteins come from a genomic window of Carassius auratus strain Wakin chromosome 18, ASM336829v1, whole genome shotgun sequence:
- the LOC113118643 gene encoding potassium channel subfamily K member 6-like, with protein MPTAFRSYFVPGGFILAYITYLLLGALAFSAFERPVEEALKSDLISLKAEFLNLSCINATAFEVFLEKVLRANKYGVSVLEDSRTNWDLASSLFFANTMVTTVGYGYTTPLSDAGKAFSIVYALIGVPFTMLVLTACVQRLMHPLTYGPISTCQQRAGLQPRAASVLHFTVLLFLVVLGFFVLPALVFSAIEETWSFLDAFYFCFISLCTIGLGDFVPAEKPGQKLRALYKITVMVYLFVGLMVMFLVLRTFHKLADVHGWTAFFHLPTCEEDDDKEPIIEREPDDESAEAKKASIKPLDPSSQVSYNSINR; from the exons ATGCCCACGGCGTTCAGGTCCTATTTTGTGCCCGGCGGCTTCATATTGGCGTACATCACTTATTTGCTGTTGGGAGCTCTGGCTTTCTCTGCCTTCGAGCGGCCCGTCGAGGAAGCACTGAAGTCAGACCTGATCTCCCTCAAAGCCGAGTTCCTCAACCTCAGCTGCATCAACGCCACGGCTTTTGAAGTTTTCTTGGAAAAAGTTTTAAGAGCGAATAAATACGGCGTGTCGGTCCTTGAAGATTCCCGCACAAACTGGGATCTGGCGTCTTCGCTGTTCTTCGCAAACACGATGGTCACGACAGTGG GATACGGCTACACTACGCCGCTCTCTGATGCGGGTAAAGCTTTCTCCATCGTGTATGCTCTGATTGGAGTACCCTTCACCATGCTAGTGCTCACAGCCTGTGTCCAGCGCCTCATGCACCCGCTGACCTACGGGCCGATCTCCACGTGCCAGCAGAGGGCAGGCCTGCAGCCACGCGCCGCCAGTGTGCTGCACTTCACCGTTCTGCTGTTTCTGGTGGTGCTTGGCTTCTTCGTGTTGCCCGCTCTGGTGTTCAGTGCCATAGAAGAAACCTGGTCTTTCTTAGACGCCTTCTACTTTTGTTTCATCTCCCTCTGCACTATAGGACTGGGAGACTTTGTGCCGGCAGAAAAGCCAGGACAGAAACTCAGAGCTTTATACAAGATAACAGTCATGG TCTACCTGTTTGTGGGTTTGATGGTCATGTTCCTGGTCCTTCGTACTTTTCACAAGCTTGCAGATGTGCACGGCTGGACTGCTTTCTTTCATCTGCCGACCTGCGAGGAAGATGATGATAAAGAGCCAATAATAGAGCGAGAGCCTGATGACGAATCGGCCGAGGCTAAGAAAGCCTCAATTAAGCCTCTGGATCCCAGCTCTCAAGTGTCCTACAACTCCATCAACAGATAA